One part of the Aricia agestis chromosome Z, ilAriAges1.1, whole genome shotgun sequence genome encodes these proteins:
- the LOC121738975 gene encoding 60S ribosomal protein L18, with amino-acid sequence MGVDINHKHDRKVRRTEVKSKDVYLRLLVKLYRYLARRTNAKFNTIILRRLFMSRINRAPISLSRLARHMKKPTREGLIAVVVGTVTNDVRLYKVPKLTVAALHVTEKARARILAAGGEILTFDQLALRAPTGRKTVLVQGRRNAREAVRHFGPAPGAPRSHTKPYVRTKGHEKAKPSRRSNV; translated from the exons ATG GGAGTCGACATCAACCATAAACACGACAGGAAAGTTAGGCGTACCGAGGTTAAATCTAAGGATGTATACCTCAGGTTGCTCGTTAAA CTCTACAGATACTTGGCGAGACGTACAAATGCCAAGTTCAACACTATTATCCTCAGGCGTCTGTTCATGAGCCGCATCAACAGGGCACCCATCTCCCTGTCGCGCCTGGCTCGTCACATGAAGAAGCCCACGCGCGAGGGCCTGATCGCCGTTGTAGTCGGTACCGTCACCAACGACGTGAGGCTGTACAAAGTGCCCAAGCTCACAGTCGCCGCCCTGCACGTCACAGAGAAGGCTCGCGCCCGTATCTTGGCAGCCGGAG GTGAAATCTTAACTTTCGACCAGCTGGCTCTCCGTGCACCCACTGGTCGCAAGACAGTGTTGGTGCAGGGACGCAGGAACGCCCGTGAGGCTGTCCGTCACTTCGGACCGGCCCCTGGTGCGCCACGCTCGCACACAAAGCCGTACGTCCGTACAAAGGGACATGAGAAGGCCAAACCTAGCCGTCGTTCCAATGTCTAG
- the LOC121739273 gene encoding folliculin, producing the protein MNAIVGLCHFCEAHGPKPLFCTFTSDNEDHATDPSISAVQCNGCTSIGTETVFVSRESNGTIFCSRQSLPNAEIATFLRQAALRCITCEVSWNKEGGVVYFSDTQGHVLSYTFQIKDTRARGLIRMFSIVVLMKDKLMLLNITPALSEHMQRISRELQKLAEVVFEEEQRVCSQRALRLKTGVYEFGQSRSLVQLTGHPDIFKKLHSHFTHILRTGAATYTETLYTSADILNKINNNATRGTIFQDNICEVKHSRMSIRDLETLLTRPVFRHVLYCTLVGKDVVINTRSKQPNTIVATLINLLPNASGASHIKSWHPNSKIESNVCHLQESEKNNFECKWNGTLPNKCPTLMIKVEKGIENDKFNDAVLNQYIKSIQLEWLGIANTLKTAIKSSNHKSEAVNSLKQLLGIKPEDESLVTFWSRNFCN; encoded by the exons atgaaTGCCATAGTTGGTTTGTGCCACTTCTGTGAAGCGCATGGGCCTAAACCTTTATTTTGCACATTTACGAGTGACAATGAAGACCACGCCACGGATCCATCCATTTCGGCTGTTCAGTGCAATGGATGCACTTCCATCGGCACAGAAACCGTTTTTGTGTCCCGAGAGAGTAACGGCACAATATTCTGCAGCAGACAATCCCTTCCGAATGCAGAAATAGCAACTTTTTTACGGCAGGCTGCGTTACGATGCATTACTTGTGAA GTGAGCTGGAACAAAGAAGGTGGCGTCGTATATTTCAGTGACACACAGGGTCATGTTTTAAGTTATACGTTCCAAATTAAGGATACCAGAGCCCGGGGCCTGATAAGAATGTTCTCTATTGTGGTGCTGATGAAGGACAAGCTCATGCTGCTCAACATAACTCCTGCGCTGTCGGAACATATGCAG aggATTTCCAGAGAGCTCCAAAAGTTAGCTGAGGTTGTGTTTGAGGAGGAACAGAGGGTATGTTCACAAAGAGCTTTGAGGCTGAAGACGGGAGTGTATGAGTTTGGCCAATCGAGATCACTTGTACAACTAACAG GTCATCCGGACATTTTCAAAAAGTTACATTCACACTTTACTCATATACTAAGAACTGGTGCTGCAACATACACAGAGACATTGTATACAAGTGCcgatattttgaataaaattaacaacAATGCCACCAGAGGAACAATATTTCAAGATAACATATGTGAAGTGAAGCACAGTAGGATGTCTATAAGAGATTTGGAAACACTGTTAACAAGACCTGTGTTTAGACATGTTTTGTATTGTACGTTAGTTGGTAAAGAT GTTGTCATAAATACAAGAAGTAAGCAGCCAAATACTATAGTAGCTACATTAATCAACTTGCTACCAAATGCAAGTGGAGCCTCACATATTAAATCTTGGCATCCAAATAGTAAAATAGAAAGTAATGTTTGTCATTTAcaagaaagtgaaaaaaataattttgaatgcaAATGGAATGGTACTCTAccaaataaat GTCCGACACTCATGATTAAAGTAGAGAAAGGAATCGAGAATGATAAATTTAATGATGCTGTATTGAATCAATACATAAAATCCATACAACTGGAATGGTTagg AATCGCAAATACATTGAAAACAGCAATCAAGTCTTCCAATCATAAATCTGAAGCAGTCAACAGTTTGAAGCAGTTACTAGGCATAAAACCTGAAGATGAATCTCTTGTGACCTTCTGGTCTAGAAACTTTTGTAATTAG
- the LOC121738972 gene encoding kelch-like protein 10, translating into MEFNPKHRKLLKIKNSSRPQSTHKTRLSKRKVVTRKRKCVCLPEHFSLVEFPVIWNELRLNDQLCDGVITCNDKKSIHIHRVILSAVSPYFRAIFVNSLRKGEQEETEIFVDVPSYYMNLILDYAYTGTCKVTEENVENLLPYADRFDVVGVIQLCCIFLLQQIRPHNCLGIFKFARCYFCNDLEKKGKSYIRQNFGRILKECNEFKTLTVEELEDILRDDELNVRNEEIVFQALKTWVEHDLENRRKYIPSLLTCVRYGHISFKYLKTKILQWQPVVDDERCQEALYPAVVFLTILDSKPDSETDLNDPLARPRIPYEILFAVGGWSAGSPTSFVETYDTRADRWFLSIHMDLAPRAYHGLCALNNLIYMIGGFDGSDHFNTVRCYDPVTNVWQERACMYQARCYVSVVVHDDLIYALGGYNGRTRMASAERYYPDKNQWEMTTPMNKQRSDASAASLGGKIYIVGGFNGQEVLSSAEVFDPDVKQWSFIRSMISPRSGVSLIAYRDSLYALGGFNGYNRLNTGERFCPQRGGEWQEVTEMFSARSNFATVLLDDMIFVIGGFNGSTTIPHVECYDGDTHEWYDASPMNLTRSALSACVLSGLPNARSFSYLAKAIPAAGADQAQL; encoded by the exons ATGGAATTCAATCCAAAACATCGTAAAttgcttaaaattaaaaattcttcgCGTCCTCAATCTACTCACAAAACTCGATTGTCGAAAAGGAAAGTAGTAACTAGAAAACGCAAATGTGTCTGTCTACCAGAACATTTTTCGTTGGTAGAATTTCCGGTGATATGGAATGAACTAAGACTGAACGATCAACTCTGTGACGGTGTTATTACATGTAATGATAAGAAATCGATACATATTCATCGAGTTATTTTATCAGCAGTGAGTCCATACTTTAGAGCCATATTCGTTAACTCTCTTAGAAAGGGCGAACAAGAAGAAactgaaatattcgtagatgtaCCCAGCTACTACATGAACCTCATACTTGATTATGCATACACGGGAACCTGTAAGGTAACAGAAGAGAATGTTGAAAACTTGTTGCCTTATGCTGATCGTTTCGATGTAGTCGGAGTAATACAGttgtgctgtatttttttgCTGCAGCAAATACGACCACATAATTGTCTGGGTATATTCAAATTCGCCCGATGCTACTTTTGTAATGACCTAGAAAAAAAGGGAAAATCATACATAAGACAAAATTTTGGTCGCATACTGAAGGAGTGTAATGAATTCAAAACACTGACTGTTGAAGAATTAGAAGATATTCTGAGAGACGACGAATTGAACGTACGTAACGAAGAAATCGTTTTTCAAGCTCTAAAGACTTGGGTGGAACATGATCTCGAAAATCGAAGAAAATACATTCCATCGCTTTTGACTTGTGTGCGTTACGGTCATATtagtttcaaatatttaaaaaccaaAATTCTACAGTGGCAACCAGTTGTCGACGACGAG AGGTGTCAAGAAGCTTTATATCCAGCAGTAGTTTTTCTGACAATCCTTGATTCAAAACCGGACAGTGAAACCGATCTAAACGATCCGTTGGCGAGGCCCAGAATACCTTACGAGATACTTTTCGCAGTAGGAGGATGGAGCGCCGGCAGTCCTACCAGTTTTGTAGAAACTTATGACACTAG AGCTGATCGCTGGTTTCTATCTATTCATATGGATCTCGCACCCCGCGCCTACCACGGTCTATGTGCTCTGAACAACCTCATATACATGATCGGTGGTTTCGACGGAAGTGATCATTTCAATACCGTACGGTGCTACGATCCAGTAACGAATGTCTGGCAGGAGAGAGCTTGCATGTACCAAGCGAGATGCTACGTCAGTGTTGTTGTGCACG ATGACCTTATATACGCATTGGGAGGGTATAACGGTCGAACCCGCATGGCGTCCGCAGAAAGGTACTATCCAGACAAGAACCAATGGGAAATGACGACACCCATGAACAAACAGAGGTCAGATGCCAGCGCTGCGTCGCTTGGAGGAAAA ATATACATTGTTGGTGGCTTTAATGGACAAGAGGTGCTGTCTTCTGCCGAGGTTTTCGACCCAGACGTGAAGCAGTGGAGTTTCATCAGGTCCATGATCAGCCCTCGATCCGGAGTCAGCCTCATCGCATATCGCGACTCCTTGTACGCCCTCGGTGGATTTAACGGATATAATCGTTTGAACACTG GTGAAAGATTCTGCCCGCAGCGTGGTGGTGAATGGCAGGAGGTGACGGAGATGTTCAGCGCGAGAAGTAACTTCGCAACTGTTCTGCTTGACGATATGATCTTCGTCATCGGAGGATTCAATG GTTCGACCACAATACCCCATGTGGAATGCTACGACGGCGACACACATGAATGGTACGATGCATCTCCAATGAACCTCACACGATCCGCACTTAGCGCCTGCGTTCTATCAGGACTTCCAAACGCTCGTTCTTTCTCCTACCTCGCAAAAGCGATACCCGCTGCCGGCGCGGACCAAGCCCAACTGTAA